The following coding sequences are from one Devosia yakushimensis window:
- a CDS encoding ORC-CDC6 family AAA ATPase — protein MSEVGRYCCFTCPEYDQAPKRLDDACPTCGQAYGFPLEQVPQRIGNFDVVRSIGRGFYAATYVARPRSGLNRTPRVLKVSPAALYEKFGKNFAEEMERHAAVAVGADHVVEAEDIFDDVVDFDGLELPCHVAVLQFVEGETLAKHLRADGNLSASQAAQIACDLFRMREEFERQQVHHNDLHAANIIIQELPMGRRRADAIEPAIRAVAIDLGSVAEDRRSGGDYKGDLHWIGQHINDLAERLLARGDAAPDLDRRVGLQLQIIAQSIASVTENQRTPAADDMIKIIREQYHRTAEPWRPWRNQAVLRTFAASYNAQTLDAWYVPQLLVDPGGTWLHRVGAPGPLVMTGMRGCGKTMLLQSIQFHARATVLPEETDAEALARIKEDGYVGLFVSAQRLIPVDPKASRPSMEELLARLLVAYAVQAARAMAHLEDIEPGLLAFDAGASLVRAVAETLEPRPEIAATSTVEQLERAMSDLLIRVSRNNSGIRLATNPNIAFPLLSNAVRHASPIWQDAQVLFLLDDVSTRYLDAERIEDLLSSLLFQHTDCAFKLTSEAQTIFLSLKSPGKVHPAAAGRDFATFDLGADVQNRLKDRSAKTFLNDILDARARLFPGHPKQSSAQVLGDVDLETIARTIVETQSQNRSRERKRLYHGVRALAGVCVGDIGTVIQIYQEMLAGIQLSLPISPERQHEVFRDFCARHLYHLDRRHSDLKSVALQFAEASHHLLVESGKGKPTGRIRQYTSLYVRVTTGDVQAQMTRLRELVDAGVFVFTGGTARTKTHDSDPVQQFKLTFRKIYGLANFIGLSDRDRFELSGDDLERWLNQPALGRDILLRNLSKSSIEDDAEESDIGGLDAPSRGLGTARNRQTALTEFFPPSDPTDAPLSPLPESATTPPEVTELGERDLEGLEVEDLVLGLGFEERAPESLRRILDLVAPSRVVAVRYAVDGNAGAILDLLQERGVPVKEVLYEQINQDGAALDLRGTTLVDLTGLAKPALFHAVRAGLSTFSPLLLSYTSALQYYPLEEELQQVLDAAESEDEHLLLSALRGVLTGESGPYESVPLSAAVSDGTRLRALSAFASPRHERLLHLAGEREFDALEIMTDKAETSRARVGTIAARIALEETPRGTVLPVDAKNLSEVVGHLVRQHQDWFVRGGLDYEIGLTGSKLQAAAAAIVAAVLPVNQVWYVRPKHFDETHFSSGVGVTRHFRVAQATGLYVRQQERPQEG, from the coding sequence GTGTCTGAAGTCGGTCGGTATTGCTGCTTCACCTGTCCCGAGTACGATCAGGCGCCGAAGCGACTGGACGATGCATGCCCCACCTGCGGCCAGGCCTACGGCTTCCCGCTGGAGCAGGTGCCGCAGCGGATCGGCAATTTCGATGTGGTGCGGTCGATCGGACGCGGCTTCTATGCGGCGACGTACGTGGCGCGCCCGCGCTCGGGACTCAACCGGACGCCCAGGGTCCTGAAAGTGAGCCCTGCCGCCCTCTACGAGAAGTTCGGGAAGAACTTCGCTGAGGAAATGGAAAGGCACGCTGCGGTCGCTGTTGGCGCCGATCACGTCGTCGAGGCGGAGGACATCTTCGACGACGTCGTCGATTTCGACGGACTGGAGTTGCCCTGCCATGTCGCCGTGCTCCAGTTCGTCGAAGGGGAGACGTTGGCCAAGCATCTCCGGGCGGACGGCAACCTTAGCGCCTCCCAGGCGGCGCAGATCGCCTGCGATCTGTTTCGCATGCGGGAAGAGTTCGAGCGTCAGCAGGTCCATCACAACGACCTGCATGCCGCGAACATCATCATCCAAGAGCTACCGATGGGCAGGCGCCGAGCGGACGCCATAGAACCGGCCATCCGTGCAGTTGCGATCGACCTCGGTTCGGTTGCCGAGGACCGGCGCTCCGGTGGCGACTACAAAGGCGATCTGCACTGGATCGGGCAGCACATCAACGATCTGGCCGAGCGTTTGCTCGCCAGAGGCGATGCGGCGCCCGATCTCGACAGACGCGTGGGGCTTCAGCTTCAGATCATTGCTCAGAGCATCGCGTCGGTGACGGAAAACCAACGGACGCCCGCAGCCGACGATATGATTAAGATCATACGCGAGCAGTATCATCGCACGGCGGAGCCCTGGAGGCCCTGGCGCAACCAGGCCGTGCTCAGGACATTCGCGGCATCGTACAATGCGCAGACGCTTGACGCATGGTACGTGCCGCAGCTGCTCGTTGACCCTGGCGGCACCTGGTTGCATCGCGTGGGTGCGCCGGGACCGCTCGTGATGACGGGCATGCGGGGTTGCGGCAAGACCATGCTGCTCCAATCCATCCAATTCCATGCACGCGCAACAGTGCTTCCCGAAGAAACCGACGCCGAGGCACTGGCCCGAATAAAGGAGGATGGCTACGTCGGGCTTTTCGTATCGGCGCAGCGGCTGATCCCTGTGGATCCCAAGGCAAGCAGGCCTTCCATGGAGGAGCTTCTTGCCCGACTTCTGGTCGCCTACGCGGTTCAGGCCGCACGAGCCATGGCGCATCTGGAGGACATCGAGCCGGGCCTGCTGGCCTTCGATGCTGGCGCTTCCTTAGTTCGCGCAGTCGCCGAGACGCTCGAACCCAGGCCCGAGATCGCTGCCACCAGCACCGTCGAGCAGCTCGAACGTGCGATGAGCGATCTGCTGATCCGAGTGAGCCGCAACAATTCGGGCATTCGGCTGGCGACCAACCCCAATATCGCTTTCCCGCTGCTGTCGAACGCCGTTCGCCATGCCTCCCCGATCTGGCAGGATGCGCAGGTGTTGTTCCTGCTCGACGACGTGTCGACCCGATACCTCGACGCGGAACGCATCGAGGATCTGCTGTCCTCGCTCCTCTTCCAGCACACCGATTGCGCCTTCAAGCTGACGTCCGAGGCCCAGACCATTTTCCTGAGCCTCAAGTCGCCCGGCAAGGTCCATCCTGCCGCAGCGGGGCGCGACTTCGCGACCTTCGACTTGGGCGCGGACGTTCAGAACAGACTCAAGGATCGAAGCGCCAAGACCTTCTTGAACGACATCCTCGATGCTCGCGCGAGACTCTTCCCCGGTCACCCGAAACAGAGCAGCGCACAGGTGCTGGGGGACGTGGATCTCGAAACCATTGCGAGGACCATCGTCGAAACTCAGTCGCAGAACCGGTCCAGGGAAAGGAAGCGGTTGTACCACGGCGTGCGGGCCCTTGCGGGCGTATGCGTGGGCGACATCGGAACTGTCATTCAAATCTATCAGGAGATGTTGGCGGGCATCCAGTTGTCACTGCCCATATCGCCCGAACGCCAGCACGAGGTCTTCCGAGATTTCTGCGCGCGTCATCTCTATCACTTGGATCGACGCCACAGCGATCTGAAGTCGGTGGCCTTGCAATTCGCAGAGGCGTCTCATCACTTGCTGGTGGAGTCGGGAAAAGGAAAGCCCACCGGCCGTATCCGCCAGTACACGTCCCTCTACGTCAGGGTGACGACCGGTGATGTTCAGGCGCAGATGACCCGCCTCAGGGAGCTGGTCGATGCGGGCGTGTTCGTCTTCACCGGTGGCACCGCCCGGACGAAGACCCATGACTCCGATCCTGTGCAGCAATTCAAGCTGACTTTCCGCAAGATCTACGGCCTCGCGAATTTCATTGGGCTTTCCGATCGGGACAGGTTCGAGCTTTCGGGCGACGACCTCGAGCGTTGGCTCAATCAGCCCGCCCTCGGGCGCGATATCTTGCTCCGAAACCTCTCCAAGTCCTCGATCGAGGACGATGCGGAGGAATCGGACATTGGTGGTCTCGATGCTCCATCGCGAGGGCTCGGGACTGCCCGCAATCGGCAAACCGCATTGACTGAGTTCTTCCCCCCGAGCGATCCGACCGACGCGCCGCTGTCGCCTCTACCGGAGAGCGCGACCACTCCTCCTGAGGTCACTGAACTCGGCGAAAGAGATCTCGAAGGCCTCGAGGTGGAAGACCTCGTGCTCGGCTTGGGCTTCGAGGAGCGGGCGCCTGAGTCGCTGCGGCGGATCCTCGACTTGGTGGCGCCCAGCAGGGTCGTGGCGGTTCGCTACGCCGTCGATGGCAACGCCGGCGCCATCCTCGACCTTCTTCAGGAACGCGGCGTCCCCGTCAAAGAAGTTCTTTACGAGCAGATCAACCAAGATGGGGCTGCGCTCGATCTTCGAGGCACGACACTGGTCGACCTCACCGGCTTGGCGAAGCCAGCTCTGTTCCATGCGGTTCGAGCGGGACTCTCGACGTTCAGTCCATTGCTCCTCAGCTACACCAGTGCGCTCCAGTATTACCCGCTGGAGGAGGAACTTCAGCAGGTTCTCGACGCGGCGGAGTCCGAGGACGAGCACCTTCTGCTGTCGGCGTTGCGCGGCGTCCTGACGGGTGAATCGGGCCCCTATGAGTCCGTGCCGCTATCCGCGGCCGTATCCGATGGTACGAGGCTGCGGGCTCTATCGGCCTTTGCCTCTCCTCGCCATGAGCGTCTGCTGCACTTGGCCGGCGAGCGAGAATTCGACGCGCTTGAGATCATGACGGACAAGGCGGAGACCTCGCGAGCCAGGGTCGGCACCATCGCGGCCAGAATCGCTCTCGAGGAGACTCCACGCGGCACCGTTCTTCCTGTCGACGCCAAAAATCTCTCGGAGGTTGTGGGCCATCTCGTCCGGCAGCATCAAGACTGGTTCGTCCGCGGCGGGCTGGATTATGAGATCGGCTTGACCGGTAGCAAGCTTCAGGCCGCGGCGGCCGCGATCGTCGCCGCAGTCCTGCCGGTGAACCAGGTCTGGTACGTCCGGCCGAAGCACTTCGACGAGACGCATTTTTCGTCAGGGGTGGGGGTGACTAGACACTTCCGCGTCGCTCAGGCGACAGGGCTCTACGTTCGACAACAAGAGAGGCCGCAAGAGGGATGA
- a CDS encoding very short patch repair endonuclease, with translation MLENEMPVGRDLGVTAARSKNMRAVKGKDTQPELLVRRALRRLGYRFRLHRKDLPGRPDIVLPRLHLAIFVHGCFWHRHEGCPRTSTPKTRADFWQQKFEANVARDRRTELALRELGWRVLIIWECEIRTPLSLDALLNFGLPNAE, from the coding sequence ATGCTGGAGAACGAGATGCCGGTTGGCCGAGACTTGGGGGTGACGGCTGCGCGTTCCAAGAACATGCGGGCGGTGAAAGGCAAGGACACGCAACCCGAGCTCTTGGTCAGGCGCGCATTGCGTCGGCTGGGTTACCGATTTCGCTTGCATCGCAAAGATCTGCCCGGTCGTCCCGACATAGTTCTGCCCCGTTTGCATCTCGCCATATTCGTCCATGGCTGCTTTTGGCACCGCCATGAGGGCTGTCCTCGAACGTCCACTCCAAAGACTCGCGCGGATTTCTGGCAGCAAAAGTTCGAGGCGAACGTCGCGCGGGATCGACGGACCGAGCTCGCGTTGCGGGAGCTCGGATGGCGAGTGCTCATCATCTGGGAATGCGAGATCCGAACGCCACTGTCTCTCGACGCTCTGCTAAATTTCGGTCTGCCAAATGCAGAATGA
- a CDS encoding DNA cytosine methyltransferase: MSLLTSPNMKVVDLFAGAGGFSLAAVQAGAEIVFAVEFDKNAADTYKKNIAVPHRSPNVVVYNRDITSLCAAGLAEVHFSSGDACDLLLGGPPCQGFSAHRIKGAGIADPRNKLIHEYFEFVAKLQPRAFLMENVPGMLWDRHKDYVEEFYRRARDNDYQIFVPVKLDARDYGTPQRRHRVFILGLRQDVDATDFQWPPPTSHSSSEDEIKSGKKAWVSCASAFTPARPGDPNDVHMKHGPTLTAAFANTPHDGGSRADSGRELPCHANHDGHSDVYGRIDSRAPAPTMTTACINPSKGRFVHPRLDHGITPRQAARIQTFPDDFEFEGGLMSAGKQIGNAVPIVLGEALIRHIQKLLAAERNVGAHDARPVLRAAE; this comes from the coding sequence GTGAGCCTATTGACTAGCCCGAACATGAAAGTGGTTGACCTCTTCGCCGGGGCTGGCGGGTTTTCGCTCGCCGCCGTGCAAGCAGGGGCCGAGATCGTGTTCGCGGTCGAATTCGACAAGAACGCCGCCGACACCTACAAAAAGAACATAGCCGTCCCACACCGCAGCCCTAACGTCGTGGTCTACAATCGGGACATCACTTCGTTGTGCGCAGCTGGGTTGGCCGAAGTGCATTTCTCGTCCGGGGACGCTTGCGACCTGCTGCTCGGCGGCCCCCCCTGCCAAGGCTTCTCGGCCCACCGCATCAAGGGTGCTGGCATCGCCGACCCGCGCAATAAGCTGATTCACGAGTATTTCGAGTTCGTCGCCAAGTTGCAGCCCAGGGCTTTTCTCATGGAGAATGTGCCCGGCATGCTCTGGGACAGGCACAAGGACTACGTCGAAGAGTTCTATCGCCGAGCCCGAGACAACGACTATCAGATCTTCGTCCCGGTGAAGCTGGATGCCCGCGACTACGGTACGCCGCAGAGGCGCCACCGGGTGTTCATTCTCGGCCTGCGCCAAGACGTCGACGCAACGGATTTCCAGTGGCCGCCTCCGACGTCGCACTCGTCCTCTGAGGACGAAATCAAGAGCGGCAAAAAAGCTTGGGTATCCTGTGCATCGGCATTCACACCGGCACGTCCTGGCGATCCCAACGACGTGCATATGAAGCATGGTCCTACCCTTACCGCAGCGTTCGCGAACACTCCCCATGATGGAGGTAGCCGCGCGGATTCGGGTCGAGAACTGCCCTGTCATGCCAACCATGACGGCCATAGCGATGTGTATGGTCGGATCGACTCCCGGGCGCCGGCACCAACGATGACGACCGCTTGCATCAATCCGTCCAAGGGTCGGTTCGTTCATCCTCGACTTGACCACGGCATCACTCCGCGGCAAGCGGCCCGTATCCAGACTTTCCCAGATGACTTCGAGTTCGAAGGCGGACTGATGTCAGCGGGCAAGCAGATCGGGAACGCTGTGCCGATTGTGCTCGGCGAAGCGTTGATACGCCATATCCAAAAACTGTTGGCCGCCGAACGCAACGTCGGCGCGCACGACGCTCGGCCTGTCTTGAGGGCGGCCGAATGA
- a CDS encoding ATP-binding protein, with amino-acid sequence MKTVSFKTRARTVDHLGREQIADVPTAISELWKNSYDAYARSVSLTIFDAAPLVVTIADDGHGMNVDELVDRWLVVGTESKLFGDGRSDEDRDGLEPRTRQGQKGIGRLSSAHLGPLMLLVTKRRQQRMAAALLDWRLFENPYLILTDIEIPVIEFDDGSEIADFLPLMAEALLENVLGKGSVDERSSRMVDAWDRYDLAVQAEAGSGERAVPSQSIVAACRSFVLTDDHMAPWGVWSGESEKGTVMVVSGASEEFAALLPANASLATAKDDKVRFETTLGSFVDPLFDAARPEVNAANPDFQYGVFVSSDGLSSKVIGSAAEFNRSLTDRMEHIVDGRIDEKGVFRGQIKSFGKWRKVGTEYEIRPPKEFVLPTGPGSALGPIDVYFATFEQEQKNSTHTPIDYEYLKKHASPHAGLMIYRNGLRVLPYGREDNDFFEIEKRRSTHAGREYWNARRIFGRIAISREHNPNLKDKAGREGFIVNKAAKSLKTLIINILRSSALDYFGTNADDRVPQLAETQRNFAEFKAKEAQAKLRQKQRMQFRKNLRARTASIPSVSERLRADIAATRIEVADDIPVAQERLEAAQANVAELRLPGAPSPLGTLEDEYRSYRRSMTDLNQMVADFSASIASAVERIHPPSPEDIVLKQIQRNEGQLTSRVTRWSKEIRVLQDAERVRIGDLVTERNKLLREETTPLIEQTSSGRMSLTAASRSVVEAKNKIDAENELLFQNYILALENLKDSIDIQAIAILGGDENSELRSTVDRLNGLAQLGITVEFLDHELHSHDAVIDDGIQRLKKKLGKDKDLDQLATGYAGLKQILDFLGPLRMAGRPQPRDIGGDYIHQYVSEFFGRTMATSGIEFVATPAFRRFSVFDQPSRLLPVFVNLVNNSIYWLVNARVDDPKIVFDVRDDEVIVADNGPGVEEMDLKRLFSLFFTRKIEGGRGVGLYLSQANLAAGGHTIGYVQDDDKKILSGANFAMKFRGANIND; translated from the coding sequence ATGAAAACGGTAAGCTTCAAGACCCGGGCACGCACTGTCGACCATCTAGGCCGCGAGCAGATCGCCGACGTGCCCACCGCCATTTCCGAACTCTGGAAGAATTCGTATGACGCCTACGCCCGGTCGGTTTCGCTGACGATCTTCGACGCGGCGCCTCTGGTCGTGACCATCGCCGACGACGGCCATGGGATGAACGTGGACGAGCTCGTCGATCGCTGGCTGGTCGTCGGCACCGAATCCAAGCTGTTCGGCGACGGTAGATCGGACGAGGACCGCGATGGTCTGGAGCCACGGACGCGCCAGGGCCAGAAGGGCATCGGTCGCCTCTCCTCCGCCCATCTCGGCCCATTGATGCTGCTGGTCACGAAACGCCGGCAGCAGAGGATGGCCGCGGCACTGCTCGATTGGCGCCTTTTCGAGAACCCGTATCTTATCCTGACCGACATCGAGATCCCGGTGATCGAGTTCGACGACGGGTCCGAGATCGCCGACTTCCTGCCTCTGATGGCCGAGGCTTTGCTCGAGAACGTGCTCGGGAAAGGCAGCGTGGACGAGCGGTCGAGCAGAATGGTGGACGCCTGGGACAGGTACGATCTGGCCGTGCAGGCTGAAGCGGGCAGCGGCGAAAGAGCCGTGCCGTCCCAGTCCATCGTGGCGGCCTGCAGATCGTTCGTGTTGACCGACGATCACATGGCGCCATGGGGCGTGTGGTCCGGGGAGAGCGAGAAGGGCACCGTGATGGTGGTGTCGGGTGCCAGCGAAGAATTCGCCGCCTTGCTTCCCGCCAACGCGTCGTTAGCCACGGCGAAGGACGACAAGGTAAGGTTCGAGACGACCTTGGGCAGCTTCGTCGATCCGCTCTTCGACGCCGCACGGCCCGAGGTCAATGCCGCTAATCCCGACTTCCAATACGGTGTCTTCGTCTCTTCGGACGGGCTGTCGAGCAAGGTCATCGGTTCGGCGGCGGAATTCAATCGGTCGCTCACGGATCGAATGGAGCACATCGTCGATGGCCGCATCGACGAGAAGGGTGTCTTCAGGGGACAGATCAAGTCGTTCGGCAAGTGGCGCAAGGTCGGCACCGAATACGAGATCAGACCGCCCAAGGAATTCGTTCTACCCACCGGACCGGGATCTGCGCTTGGCCCGATCGATGTCTATTTCGCGACGTTCGAGCAGGAGCAGAAGAACTCCACACATACTCCTATCGATTATGAATACCTCAAGAAGCACGCCTCCCCCCATGCCGGCCTCATGATCTACCGCAACGGCCTGCGTGTGCTGCCTTACGGCCGCGAGGACAACGACTTCTTCGAAATCGAAAAGCGCCGCAGCACCCACGCTGGGCGCGAGTACTGGAATGCCCGGAGGATCTTCGGGCGCATCGCGATCAGCAGGGAGCACAATCCCAATCTCAAGGACAAGGCTGGTCGTGAGGGATTCATCGTCAACAAGGCGGCCAAGTCCCTCAAGACGCTGATCATCAACATTCTCAGATCGTCGGCATTGGATTATTTCGGCACAAATGCCGACGATCGCGTTCCGCAGTTGGCAGAGACACAACGCAATTTTGCCGAGTTCAAAGCCAAGGAGGCGCAAGCCAAGCTGCGCCAGAAACAGCGCATGCAGTTCAGGAAGAATTTGAGGGCTCGGACCGCGAGCATTCCTTCTGTGTCTGAACGCCTGCGTGCCGATATTGCGGCAACCCGTATCGAGGTGGCCGACGACATTCCCGTCGCTCAAGAGCGACTCGAGGCGGCCCAGGCCAACGTGGCAGAGCTGCGCCTGCCTGGTGCGCCATCTCCGCTCGGCACACTCGAGGATGAGTACCGATCCTATCGCCGCTCGATGACCGATTTGAACCAGATGGTTGCCGATTTCTCTGCCAGCATTGCCAGTGCAGTCGAGCGCATTCATCCGCCTTCGCCCGAAGATATCGTGCTCAAGCAGATCCAGCGCAATGAGGGCCAGCTTACCTCGCGGGTGACGCGCTGGTCCAAGGAGATCCGGGTACTGCAGGACGCCGAACGCGTCCGCATTGGCGACCTTGTGACAGAACGCAACAAGCTCCTGCGCGAGGAGACCACGCCGCTCATCGAGCAGACCAGCAGTGGCAGGATGTCGTTGACAGCCGCGTCCCGCTCGGTCGTTGAGGCCAAGAACAAGATCGATGCCGAGAACGAACTGCTGTTCCAAAACTACATTCTGGCGCTCGAGAACCTCAAAGACAGCATCGACATTCAGGCGATCGCCATCCTGGGCGGCGACGAGAACAGCGAGCTCCGCAGCACTGTCGATCGTCTGAACGGCTTGGCCCAATTGGGCATCACCGTCGAATTCCTCGACCATGAGCTCCATTCCCATGATGCCGTTATCGACGACGGCATTCAGCGGCTGAAGAAGAAGCTGGGCAAGGATAAAGATCTCGACCAGCTCGCCACCGGTTATGCCGGCCTCAAGCAGATCCTCGATTTCTTGGGGCCGTTGCGGATGGCCGGCCGACCGCAGCCTCGGGACATCGGCGGCGACTACATCCACCAGTACGTCTCGGAATTCTTCGGTCGCACCATGGCCACCAGCGGCATCGAGTTCGTCGCGACGCCGGCATTCAGACGCTTCAGCGTCTTCGACCAGCCATCGCGCCTGCTGCCGGTCTTCGTGAACCTCGTCAACAACAGCATCTACTGGTTGGTCAATGCCCGTGTGGACGATCCCAAGATCGTGTTCGACGTTCGTGACGACGAGGTCATCGTGGCCGACAACGGTCCTGGCGTGGAGGAGATGGACCTCAAGCGTCTGTTCTCCTTGTTCTTCACCAGGAAGATCGAGGGCGGACGAGGGGTGGGGCTCTATCTTTCCCAGGCCAATCTGGCCGCGGGCGGTCACACGATCGGTTATGTGCAGGACGACGACAAGAAGATCCTGTCGGGCGCGAATTTCGCGATGAAGTTCCGGGGGGCGAATATCAATGACTGA
- a CDS encoding response regulator receiver domain, which translates to MTELAMAGEPKPTFTDLVKQAFIDPIRSVLIIDDQYPTWEQIFGDEGYDSADKTRWTSKSKILKVIKQFRNVSPALTVDIHDGQHNEQIGNYLHQSDLLVLDYQLEKNEPHGVRAAEIIADLLNNNHFNLVMIHTAIGDLVDPFNAILMSLLTPLTIPAGRVAQGLVLIEALEDSGDQGFANVLEELKAALNATAYVALQRHVMSDGKPAEFMKSALELTAYREIADRAGWNVNDSLKVMEWGMSLHNDKVAAYEAPPRDLRWSVPGSRRKAWIRTNGGFIAFADKKNTELLKILQAAIEDWRPSPSRLMSSRIRAEISKQGAGAEDNALSDKHAYWQYYQELRSAPLDTSPVAHKNRRKTLLESHAARHTERLLDLIGEKAVSFGLQVLEADPSEANAKRPGFSKHYAIKSSVKERDKALAHYNAHISTKQISGWHLHPGHIFKFDQEMWVCLSPSCDLVPMQKTTAAVRDSSEASVKPFVAVRLTPKPKYSSAEVNSNTLIFLMEGNAIKTYSVYPRGGEFGSPIWRLFMAKDYGKFEIGEDRTADLELSYLSGKGQKMEVEPVKARLVGQLRYEYALNLIQKLGVEFTRIGLDFSAPAD; encoded by the coding sequence ATGACTGAACTGGCAATGGCTGGGGAGCCCAAGCCGACGTTTACCGATCTGGTCAAGCAGGCCTTCATCGACCCGATCAGGTCGGTGCTGATCATCGACGACCAATACCCGACTTGGGAGCAGATCTTCGGCGACGAGGGCTACGATTCCGCCGACAAGACCCGATGGACATCGAAGAGCAAGATCCTGAAGGTGATCAAGCAGTTCAGGAACGTGTCGCCAGCGCTGACTGTGGACATCCATGACGGCCAGCATAACGAGCAGATCGGCAATTACCTGCACCAGTCCGACCTTTTGGTGCTGGACTATCAACTTGAGAAGAACGAGCCGCACGGCGTCCGTGCGGCTGAGATCATCGCGGATCTTCTGAACAACAATCACTTCAATCTGGTGATGATTCACACTGCGATCGGCGACCTGGTCGATCCATTCAACGCCATCCTGATGTCACTGCTCACGCCGTTGACAATCCCGGCGGGCAGGGTGGCTCAGGGCCTGGTATTGATCGAAGCGCTAGAGGATAGCGGTGACCAGGGTTTCGCGAACGTGCTCGAGGAACTGAAGGCGGCGCTGAATGCGACGGCCTACGTGGCACTCCAGCGCCATGTGATGAGTGACGGCAAGCCGGCCGAATTTATGAAGTCGGCACTCGAGTTGACAGCATATCGCGAAATCGCGGACCGAGCTGGCTGGAATGTCAATGATAGCCTCAAGGTAATGGAATGGGGCATGTCGTTGCACAACGATAAGGTTGCAGCCTACGAAGCGCCGCCGAGGGACCTGCGGTGGAGTGTGCCGGGGAGTCGTCGCAAGGCTTGGATACGGACTAACGGCGGCTTCATCGCCTTCGCCGACAAGAAGAACACCGAACTGCTGAAAATCCTCCAGGCTGCGATCGAGGATTGGCGTCCGTCCCCGTCGAGGCTCATGTCCTCCCGCATTCGCGCCGAGATCAGCAAGCAGGGCGCCGGTGCCGAGGACAATGCGCTGAGCGACAAGCACGCGTACTGGCAGTACTACCAAGAGCTTCGCAGCGCCCCGCTAGACACTTCGCCCGTCGCTCACAAGAATCGCCGAAAGACGCTTCTCGAGAGCCACGCCGCTCGTCATACCGAGCGTCTTCTGGATCTGATCGGCGAGAAGGCGGTCTCTTTCGGCCTCCAGGTGCTGGAGGCGGATCCGAGCGAAGCGAACGCGAAACGACCAGGGTTCTCAAAGCATTACGCGATCAAGTCCTCGGTCAAGGAAAGGGATAAGGCGCTGGCACACTACAACGCGCACATCTCAACCAAGCAAATCTCGGGCTGGCATCTCCATCCCGGCCACATCTTCAAGTTCGATCAGGAGATGTGGGTCTGCCTTTCGCCGTCTTGCGACCTGGTTCCCATGCAGAAGACCACTGCAGCCGTTCGCGATTCCAGTGAGGCTTCGGTGAAGCCGTTCGTTGCTGTCAGGCTCACTCCGAAGCCGAAATACTCGAGCGCCGAGGTGAATTCCAACACGCTGATATTCTTGATGGAAGGCAACGCTATCAAGACGTACAGCGTCTATCCCCGGGGCGGCGAGTTCGGTTCGCCCATTTGGAGGCTGTTCATGGCCAAGGACTATGGCAAGTTCGAGATCGGCGAGGACAGGACCGCCGATCTCGAGCTCAGCTATCTTTCCGGTAAGGGGCAGAAGATGGAAGTCGAGCCCGTAAAAGCCCGATTGGTCGGCCAGTTGCGATACGAATACGCGTTGAACCTGATCCAGAAATTGGGCGTCGAATTCACCAGGATCGGTCTCGACTTCTCCGCGCCAGCGGACTGA
- a CDS encoding helix-turn-helix domain-containing protein has product MSSSIHSPEYQVLRELLAAQRKSQGLTQADVASLIGRPQSFVAKYEGGERRIDVVEFLAIAQALNADPQSLFSAFVKNLG; this is encoded by the coding sequence ATGAGCAGCTCCATCCACAGTCCAGAATATCAGGTTCTGCGAGAGCTGCTCGCTGCCCAGCGCAAATCTCAGGGGCTGACCCAAGCCGATGTGGCCAGCCTGATCGGTCGGCCGCAGTCCTTTGTCGCAAAGTATGAGGGCGGTGAACGACGCATCGATGTCGTGGAGTTTTTGGCTATTGCCCAAGCGCTCAATGCCGATCCGCAATCGTTGTTCTCGGCCTTCGTCAAGAACCTGGGCTAA